The segment tgggtgTTAGTGGTTTCTTGGCTGCGTCATTTGGGACTGTCAGCTCGTTGAACTACGTAGGTGAAATCCTTTGCCAGAACCTGCTATAGTGCTATGAGTCCCATCCATCCACCATGGTTCGTCGTCAAAACAACGTTTGCCCCTTGCTCTAAGGTTGAGTTCCTTCCATCTATGAGGACGATGCACAGCAGCTCCCGGCATCTCGCTGTGTTCTGTGCAAAAGCAAAATTCCTCTTTACAAATACTACTTAGTTACTCGCCCCTCCATTGAAGAAACTTTCCTAGTGCCGGAGTTCTTGCTAGTGAGAACGAACTGAAGTTCCAATAGCTGGTTGCTGGAGTTCTGCAACATCTCAGGATACAAAGTTCTATGTGCTTGTGGCCTTCTAAAGTAGGCTGTGCATGAGAAAAGGAATCATATCACTGGTAGTGTTATTTAGTTTTTCTAGCGATGATATCTGGGGCCAACATCTCGGGAAGGTTCACCCCATGAAATTATTATTGCAGGTTTCTTGCTTCAAGACCTCTGTCAATCAGTATCTACTCTCGGTGGGCTAGAAGTGATATAAGGGGTGTCGTCCAAGAAATATGAATCCGTATTTTATTGGTTTTGTTTTCCCTTTTGTGGCATCTCTGCTGTTCACCAAGAGAAAGcctgaaaagaagaagaggggagTGATAGTTGATGTGGGTGCAGAGCCTGGCTATGCCATCCGTAACCAGAGATTTGAACAGCCTGTCGAAACACACTGGGAGGGGattttcacacttgctgagctaTTTGAGCAATCATGCAAGCAGTTTGCCTACATGCCCCTGCTTGGCACCAGGAAGCTCATTTCAAGGGAATTAGAGGTAGCTGCCGATGGGAGATCCTTTGAGAAGCTCCATTTGGGGTGTTATGAGTGGAAAAGTTATGCTGATGCATTCAAGACTGTCTGCAACTTCTCTTCTGGTCTAGTGCAAATTGGACACCAGAAGGATGAGCGTGTTGCTATTTTTGCTGATACACAAGCTGAGTGGCAGATTGCATTGCAGGTATCTTCTCCACCCATCTACCAATATTAGCAAATACAGCTGCTATTGGTCATCAAGTATGCAAGTATCTGGAAGCGTAGATGGTGTAAATTCATCTTCAAGTTTCTTCATCTTCCCTTTTAAAATGCAAGCTTTGCAAAAATACATAGATAGCGTGTGCTACAGTACTAGGGTGCTTGTTCTGCTTGATGAGTTTAGCTGTGGATGTGTTTTAAGTAACTACCTCATGAAACATGGTAGATTTAGTTTTACAAATGAGCTTCCTTATTTTGACAATATCATGTAAAGGTAGGATTGAGCATTCAAAAGACAATAAAGACCAAATGTTCTACCATTGTCCTTGTATAGAAATGTGAAATGATCTCATGGGAAGGAAGGGAGTGATGCTGACATTCTTGATGAATGGACATTGCTAATGATAGAGATATGAAGATCTAAGAAATTATTTATATCTTCACATGAAAACCGGTTTCCTTCAACCATATTGCCACTTGATGGAGAAATCAATTATGCTGTCGCATTTTGCTTATGTTTTTTCTTACAGTAAATCAATTCTGCTGCCACATTTTGCTTATATTCTTTACATTGAGTTAATATTTAGCTCTTCAAATCATTTGCAAGTTCTATAATCTTCTTTCCTCTCTTTGCAAGGCGTGCTTCAGACAAAATATTACAGTTGTGACCATATATGCCTCCTTGGGGGAGGGGGCGCTATGTCACTCACTAAATGAGGTTGGCTGATTTCATCCCATGTTGTCCATGCATTTGAAATCCTTGTTTATACCATACCATGCTCAAGTCCCATACTTATCAGTTATCAGTTATAACAGCATATCTCAACACAATTGGTTTTTATTGTTATTAGTCACAGCATTATCTCATCTTGATAGTCAGCAAATACTGTCATATCATTTCAAACATTATTGCTAAAGTATTTACGATGCCGTACCTATTATATGTGTAACTGCTATACTTTCAGCTAATCTTATTCCTGCTTTGACTCTTTAGACTGGGGTAACTACTGTTGTCTGCGGACGGAAAGAACTGAAAAAGCTGATTCATATAAGTGGCCAACTTGATACTGTGAAACATGTCATCTACATAAATGAGGAAGGTGTCTCCACTGAAGTATCCTTGGCTCAAAAATGCACGAGCTGGACCATTAGGTCATTTGAGGATGTAGAGAGGTTAGGATTGGAAAGACCTGTCAAAGCAAACTTGCCTCTCCCATCAGATACTGCAGTGATTATGTATACAAGTGGCAGCACAGGAATGCCTAAGGTTTGTTCAAATCCTAGTATTTCAACATTTTATTTTCATTCTACTGTGGATCTGAAATAATTATCTCTCTTGCTAGTGCTTATGTTAGATCACTTCAAGATATGTAAAATTATCaatgcttgtttttttttttttctgagatcATCTACTCTACAACTTCTACTGATCGAGGCAGCATTCTCGTTTGTATAATTTTTCACAGGGAGTCATGATGAGTCACCGCAATGTCTTGGCTACTGTTTCAGCTGTTATGACGATTGTGCCTGCACTTGGTAGGAAGGATGTGTACCTGGCATACCTCCCGCTAGCACATATCCTTGAATTGGCAGCTGAGGTAAGCATTGTCATGACATCCTGATCTATTCCACATTGttggtctttttttttctaatgctGATTCACTTTATGCAAATGGGATGTTTAGGCAATCATAACTGCTGTTGGGGCTTCAATAGGATATGGATCACCATTGACCCTGACTGATacatcaaataaaataaaaaggggGACGCAAGGCGACGCTTCAGCGCTGAAGCCAACACTTATGACTGCTGTACCTGCTATACTTGACCGTGTTCGTGATGGCGTACGAAAAAATGTAATGCCCTTTACAATTCATTCATCCATTGATTTTCATGCTCTTTTATGTTATCTCAGCTGTTCTGTTTTTTCATACCCATATGAATTCAGGTAGATGCAAAGGGTGGGTTAGCAAAGAAATTATTTGATATTGCTTATAGCCGCCGCCTAGCTGCTGTTAATGGAAGCTGGCTTGGTGCGTGGGGACTAGAGAAGCTCTTGTGGGATATGCTTGTCTTTCAGAAGGTGCGTGCAATCTTGGGAGGGAGGATTCGCTTTATTCTTTCAGGTGGAGCACCTTTGTCAGGGGACACTCAGAGATTTATAAATATATGCCTTGGGTGAGATTCAAGTCTTTTTTTTAAGTGATTCTCAATTTGTGTTGTTAATGTTAATTGTGTCTGTAATTCAAACATTTCAAGTCAATAGCTTGCATATGAATATACAATATTTTATTGTAGTGCAGAATTGATAGGGTGAATTATGCTGTTGCAGGGCTCCAATATCGCAAGGATATGGCTTGACTGAAACCTGTGCTGGTGGGACATTTTCGGAGTATGATGACACATCTGTTGGTCGTGTTGGTGCTCCTCTGCCTTGTTCATACATTAAggtatagattttttttcttctagtggTTTAGCTCACGTCCATTTCCTGTAGAAACAACTATTGTCTTCAAGGAAATATTGGAACAGTTGATAACAGATCTTCATCTTAGTTATCTAGTGAAGTATGTCTGGAAGATTTTCCCTGATTAAAGTGATAAGCTCATGTTTTTTAATGTATGAGTGCAAAGCTTGAAACAGAAGCTATTGCATGAAAATAACCTCTGTGCTGACAATTAATGTTTTTTTGCATGTCCACTTTTATTTTTATGGCTTTCTCCTTTCATTTTTGTGCTTCATATGAGTCGTTTTCTTCTCCTTTGCCTTCAGATTCAATATTTTTCCTAATATAGTGGCAATTATATTCACACATGACAGTTGATAGACTGGGCCGAAGGTGGATACTTAACAACTGATTCGCCAATGCCTCGGGGTGAAATAGTTATTGGAGGTCCAAATGTAACTAAAGGCTACTTCAAAAATGAAGCAAAAACAAATGAGGTCTACAAGGTATGTCTCCAATAATGCCCAGTCCACGGAAAAGAGTGTATCGTGGAAATTGTTGTTTTAACACTAAGCCTCATATGAAGGATGATGAAAGAGGCATGCGGTGGTTCTACTCTGGTGACATCGGGCGCTTGCACCCAGATGGCTGTCTTGAAATCATTGACCGTAAGAAGGACATAGTCAAGCTTCAACACGGTGAATATGTATCGCTAGGAAAGGTATGCAGGCTTCTTTTCTGACCAAACAATACAAGTCCCTGTTAACTCTTTTTAACTAATGATACAATCACAGGTGGAGGCTGCTTTGAGTGTGAGCCCATACGTTGACCAGATCATGATCCATGCTGACCCCTTCCACAGCTACTGTGTCGCACTTGTTGTAGCTGCATACAGCGAGCTGAAAGACTGGGCCTCCAAACAAGGAATCGCATATACTGATTTTTCAGATTTGTGCCAGAAGCAAGAGACAGTCAAAGAAGTCCTCCAATCTTTAGCAAAGGTTTGTGTCCTCCCTACATTTATGTTAATTCATGGTTGTTTGATTTCTCAACATTGCGCACCTGGTTGATTTAACAATTCATCCATAGACCCCCTCAACACATTTCTTCCTTCAGTTTAATGTTTCGGTAATGATTGCATTTGCTGGAAGATTTAGCAACTTATGATCTCTTCTTTGTTCCTATTCTTCTATGTGAAATACAACAGCAATGTGCTGTGCCTGTAGCTGTACCGATATGAGAAAAAGAGAGGATCTGTTAGACCTCAGGTGTCATACCAATCGAAACCTATGCACATACCAATCGAAGAACAAATTGAATGTTGCAGGCATTTCATAATATGCTGCTATGATGGTAACTCAGATTGTACTGACATGTGCTTGTTCTTCAGGCTGCTAAGCAAGCGCATCTGGAGAAGTTTGAGATCCCAGCCAAAATCAAGCTGATACCAGATCCATGGACACCAGAGTCGGGCCTTGTCACGGCTGCCCTAAAGCTCAAGAGGGAAGTCATCAAGAAGGCATACGAGAAGGACCTTGCTCAGCTGTACAGCTAATGTTGCTGCCGCTACAGTCTCTTAAGGATAGGGTGTTCTTCGGTCGCAACAACAAAAGTTTTCTGTTCGTAGTATGCTTGAACCGCTGGTTTTTGTGAAGACTTGTAAGACAACAGCTGATGGTGAATTGGTGATGAGAGACGGAGGTAAATCAATCGCCAAGAATGTGTAGTGTTTCCCTGCGCGCCAAGAGGGGGCTGTACCTTGCAGAATTGAGGATTCCTTGCATGTCTAAGAGTATCTGTGTTCTTGCCAGCACACCTTGGTAGAATCTTGTTGAATTTTTACTGCTATGGTTCCTACGACTTCCA is part of the Phragmites australis chromosome 12, lpPhrAust1.1, whole genome shotgun sequence genome and harbors:
- the LOC133886574 gene encoding long chain acyl-CoA synthetase 9, chloroplastic-like isoform X1, yielding MNPYFIGFVFPFVASLLFTKRKPEKKKRGVIVDVGAEPGYAIRNQRFEQPVETHWEGIFTLAELFEQSCKQFAYMPLLGTRKLISRELEVAADGRSFEKLHLGCYEWKSYADAFKTVCNFSSGLVQIGHQKDERVAIFADTQAEWQIALQACFRQNITVVTIYASLGEGALCHSLNETGVTTVVCGRKELKKLIHISGQLDTVKHVIYINEEGVSTEVSLAQKCTSWTIRSFEDVERLGLERPVKANLPLPSDTAVIMYTSGSTGMPKGVMMSHRNVLATVSAVMTIVPALGRKDVYLAYLPLAHILELAAEAIITAVGASIGYGSPLTLTDTSNKIKRGTQGDASALKPTLMTAVPAILDRVRDGVRKNVDAKGGLAKKLFDIAYSRRLAAVNGSWLGAWGLEKLLWDMLVFQKVRAILGGRIRFILSGGAPLSGDTQRFINICLGAPISQGYGLTETCAGGTFSEYDDTSVGRVGAPLPCSYIKLIDWAEGGYLTTDSPMPRGEIVIGGPNVTKGYFKNEAKTNEVYKDDERGMRWFYSGDIGRLHPDGCLEIIDRKKDIVKLQHGEYVSLGKVEAALSVSPYVDQIMIHADPFHSYCVALVVAAYSELKDWASKQGIAYTDFSDLCQKQETVKEVLQSLAKAAKQAHLEKFEIPAKIKLIPDPWTPESGLVTAALKLKREVIKKAYEKDLAQLYS
- the LOC133886574 gene encoding long chain acyl-CoA synthetase 9, chloroplastic-like isoform X2 translates to MSVLLFLLIHKLSGRLHCRQNITVVTIYASLGEGALCHSLNETGVTTVVCGRKELKKLIHISGQLDTVKHVIYINEEGVSTEVSLAQKCTSWTIRSFEDVERLGLERPVKANLPLPSDTAVIMYTSGSTGMPKGVMMSHRNVLATVSAVMTIVPALGRKDVYLAYLPLAHILELAAEAIITAVGASIGYGSPLTLTDTSNKIKRGTQGDASALKPTLMTAVPAILDRVRDGVRKNVDAKGGLAKKLFDIAYSRRLAAVNGSWLGAWGLEKLLWDMLVFQKVRAILGGRIRFILSGGAPLSGDTQRFINICLGAPISQGYGLTETCAGGTFSEYDDTSVGRVGAPLPCSYIKLIDWAEGGYLTTDSPMPRGEIVIGGPNVTKGYFKNEAKTNEVYKDDERGMRWFYSGDIGRLHPDGCLEIIDRKKDIVKLQHGEYVSLGKVEAALSVSPYVDQIMIHADPFHSYCVALVVAAYSELKDWASKQGIAYTDFSDLCQKQETVKEVLQSLAKAAKQAHLEKFEIPAKIKLIPDPWTPESGLVTAALKLKREVIKKAYEKDLAQLYS